The genomic interval CGGGTTCAACCACTACTAACGCTGTAGCCATGGTAGCGGGTTCAACCACTACTAACGCTGTAGCCATGGTAGCGGGTTCAACCACTACTAACGCTGTAGCCATGGTAGCGGGTTCAACCACTACTAACGCTGTAGCCATGGTAGCGGGTTCAACCACTACTAACGCTGTAGCCATGGTAGCGGGTTCAACCACTACTAACGCTGTAGCCATGGTAGCGGGTTCAACTACTACTAACGCTGTAGCCATGGTAGCGGGTTCAACCACTACTAACGCTGTAGCCATGGTAGCGGGTTCAACCACTACTAACGCTGTAGCCATGGTAGCGGGTTCAACCACTACTAACGCTGTAGCCATGGTAGCGGGTTTAACCACTACTAACGCTGTAGCCATGGTAGCGGGTTCAACCACTACTAACGCTGTAGCCTTCACCTCTTCTCTTCCGATTGTGTTCTAGAACACGTTGACATCGGAGGTGCTGCACGACCACGTGGAGGCTTCCTACATCACCGTGGAAACAGCCTCCTTCTATGGCGTGAAGGCGGAGCCTACCAGGGTCACGGTCAACTCCCAGGATGCTGCATTCACCTACAGAGCCAATCAGGTGAGGCTTGGAGTCAGAGGTTAACTGTTTTTTAAAGTTCAGATAATGTTTTAGAGCAGCCATActcacaatatttttttttttaaaggaatgtagggacctcccgagtggcgcagcggtctaaggcattgatcagtgctagaggcgccactacagatccgggttcgatcccgggtcgtccgggttatgggagggtttggccggctgggatgtccttgtctcatcgcgctctagcgactccttgtggcgtgccgggcgcagtgcatgctgacttCGGTAACCAGCtggtacagtgtttcctccgactgtgtcaagaagcagtgggacttggcggggtcgtgtttcgcCAAGCCCCACTGCTTCTTGGCACACTggtcgcttaacccggaagccaaccgcaccaatgtgtcgaaggaaacgccgtacacctggcgaccatgtcagcgagttgctagagcgcgttgagacaaggacatcccggccggccaaaccctcccctgacccggacgacgctgggccaattgtgcgtcacctcATGGATCTCCCAGTTGGGGCCGGCTGCGacacatgcagtgccttagaccgctgctccgcTCGGGAGAcccccagcctccagtctcctgggaaggcttttcactagatgttggaacattgctgcggggacttgcttccattcagccacaagagcattagtgaggtcgggtactgatgttgggcgattaggcctggctcccagtcgtcgttccaattcatcacaaaggtgttcgatggggttgaggtcagggctctgtacaggccagtcatgttcttccacaccgatctcgacaaaccatttctgtatggacgttGCTTTATGCACAggggcgttgtcatgctgaaacaggaaagggccttcgccAAACTGACACAAAGTTGGgggcacagaatcatctagaatgtcattgtatgttgtagctgtaatgtttcccttcactggaactaagggggccGAACCgtgaacagccccagaccattattcctcctccaccaaactttacagttggcgctatgcattagggcaggtagcgttctcctggcctccgccaaacccagattcgtcttttggactgccagatggtgaagcgtgattcatcactctagagaacgcgtttccactgctccagagtccaatggtggcgagctttacaccacaccagctgacgcttggtattgcgcatggtgatcttaggcttgtgtgcggctgctcgcccgtggaaactcatttcatgaagcgcctgacgaacagttattgtgctgacgttgcttccagaggcagtttggaactctgtagtgagtgttgcaaccgaggacagatgatttttacacgcttcagcactcgcggTCCCGCtccgtgagcttgtgtggcctaccacttcacagctgagccgttgttgctcctagatgtttccacttcacaataacagcacttacagttgaccggggaagctctagcagggcagacatttgactgactgactttttgaaaggtggcatcctatgacggtgccacgttgaaagtcaccgagctcttcagtaagttttttttctactgccaatatttgtctatggagattgcaaggctgtgtgctcgattttatacacctgtcagcaggggctgtggctgaaatagctgtgtgtgtgtgtgtgtttgtttccacCAACAAAAGGTGTGTGAACAGTTTAGGATCGCGAGCTGGGGGTTTGTTAGTTCACCGACAAGACTGATACATGACAATGTCCATCCTGACCTTTGCCCCCTAGGAAATGTGTGAGTTGACAAGTAGTAGTTGAATCTCCCCATGTTTAGTGAAAATGATATCTGTGGTTTGTTATTAatgtatctctctgtttctccattttgtctccctccctctaggtGTTGACTGTAACAGACCTAGGACTGAATCTCAGCCAGAACTTCACCATCAGTTGGATCTAACAGGTTTTCCCAAAAATGGGAATTCTGACCTTGGGaatgttgatgtttttccttcCCTGACGGTCTCTACTGCTTTACTCCCCATGTCtgtgacccaaatggcaccctattccctatatagtgcactactaatgACCAGGGCCCTtgtgtatagggtgccatttgccaaTCAGTATTTATTTTAGCTGATTTTATGGTATAAACATCTATGACATTTTATATAGTATTTTTAATGTTAAATGTCTATAATAATGCCACCACCACAAAGTGTAACCAGCCCACAGTACAGCCAGACCCGGTTACCGCGGTTACCGGGATTTACCTCCCAAAACCACTCCCTTCTCCCGGGACTAATAACATTGAGACACTGATAAATGATGTTAAATGATATGCCCTGTCTGAATCTGGGCCTCTGCATAATGAATCAGCGATCGGGGTGGGGGACAGACGGCCGTCTCGGGGTGGTGGGGGACAGACGGCCGTCTCGGGGTGGTGGGGGACAGACGGCCCGTCTCGGGGGGGTGGGGGACAGACGGCCCGTCTCGGGGTGGTGGGGGACAGACGGCCCCGTCTCGGGGTGGTGGGGGACAGACGGCCCGTCTGGGGGTGGGGGACAGACGGCCCCGTCTCGGGGTGGTGGGGGACAGACGGCCCGTCTCGGGGTGGTGGGGGACAGACGGCCCGTCTCGGGGTGGTGGGGGACAGACGGCCCGTCTCGGGGTGGTGGGGGACAGACGGCCCCGTCTGGGGGGTGGGGGACAGACGGCCCCGTCTGGGGGGTGGGGGACAGACGGCCCGTCTCGGGGTGGTGGGGGACAGACGGCCCCGTCTGGGGGGTGGGGGACAGACGGCCGTCTCGGGGTGGTGGGGGACAGACGGCCCGTCTCGGGGTGGTGGGGGACAGACGGCCGTCTCGGGGTGGTGGGGGACAGACGGCCCGTCTCGGGGGGGTGGGGGACAGACGGCCCGTCTCGGGGTGGTGGGGGACAGACGGCCCGTCTCGGGGGGGTGGGGGACAGACGGCCCGTCTCGGGGTGGTGGGGGACAGACCTGTAGATctatcatctcatcatggtagCTTTTTTTCAtgtgacaggtaggcctacatttgctgaGGCGCagtctatgctacagtaatataaagactGAATAAGcgtctaatttacccatctctATCTGGCTTTCAGGGTCACCTTGTTTTTAATTGTAaagattattatttgtatttcagctgcagagttttaaaactGCCTGTCACTCGAATatcgttgctttaaatcagtgcacgaaatattatgaaaggtatTTGTCAGCCTGCTAATTATACGTAAGGCCCTATTATATTTCTAGGTTAAAATAAAATCCGCTAGCCTATACTACTAGCCGCATGTTCTCTTCCTGCTTTATCGTGGTTTGAACGATGTCATTCCAGTCCATATaatgcagtacaatacagtacaataatacagtacagtaatacagtataatgcagtacagtcatacagtacaatgcagtaacacagtataatacagtacaatgcagtacagtaatacagtacagtaatatacacAATATTTTGGCCTTGCTTGGgcttgggctcattaaatgtctttaatgtagggctcattaaatgtctttaatgtagggctccttaaatgtctttaatgtagggctcattaaatgtctttaatgtagggctcattaaatgtctttaatgtagggctcattaaatgtctttaatgtagggctcattaaatgtctttaatgtagggctcattaaatgtctttaatgtagggctccttaaatgtctttaatgtagggctcatgaaatgtctttaatgtagggctcatgaaatgtctttaatgtagggctcattaaatgtctttaatgtagggctccttaaatgtctttaatgtagggctcattaaatgtctttaatgtagggctcatcagCCTTGAATGTTtaatcaaagctctaatcaaatccagacaggcctgtttataatgcttttgaatgaccGTTCCGGTTTGGACTGGAAATACCGGTTTAGCCGGTAGGAAAGTGATTTATTCTCAGGAAGGAACATTTATAAAATACTGTTAAAATATTCAACCGTAAGCCAGATGGCAGCGTTAGTTTGAAAGGCCTCCGGTGTATTTGACTGGTTAGTAGGAGAATATGAAGTGCTGCCACTGGTCATTACTACAGTAAAGAGCCGACTTGTATTTGCTGTTTTCATTTCTCAGAGGAAAGGTGAAGATGTGCAATAAAAAGGACCTTTTCTTACCCTCAGAACAAGACTAGAATGGAGGTGAAATGGATGTTTGTGTCTTTGGGGAGTTTCATGATAATAATCAGTGATTTGTTGTTATTGATCCTGATATGTACATATTGTTGTTATTGATCCTGATATGTACATATTGTTGTTGCCAAGCTTGTTTGCACTGAATCAGGACATATTGAAGGTACAGGGAAGTGCCTTACGAATGATCAAACTGTGTCTCTTCTACAGCTCTGTTTTAACTCTGTTCTAGAATTCTAGTTTCAGAACCCCTCTAGAACAGCTCTGTTTTAACTCTGTTCTAGAATTCTAGTTTCAGAACACCTCTAGAACAGCTCTGTTTTAACTCTATTCTAGTTTCAGAACACCTCTAGAACAGCTCTGTTTTAACTCTGTTCTATAATTCTAGTTTCAGAACACCTCTAGAACAGCTCTGTTTTAACTCTGTTCTATAATTCTAGTTTCAGAACACATCTAGAACAGCTCTGTTTTAACTTGTTCTAGAATTCTAGTTTCGGAACAGCTCTTTTAACTCTGTTCTAGAATTCTAGTTTCAGAACACATCTAGAACAGCTCTGTTTTAACTTGTTCTAGAATTCTAGTTTCAGAACACCTATAGAACAGCTCTGTTTTAACTCTATTCTAGAATTCTAGTTTCAGAACACCTCTAGAACAGCTGTTTTAACTCTGTTCTAGAATTCTAGTTTCAGAACACCTCTAGAACAGCTGTTTTAACTCTGTTCTAGAATTCTAGTTTCAGAACCCCTCTAGAACAGCTCTGTTTTAACTCTATTCTAGTTTCAGAACCCCTCTAGAACAGCTCTGTTTTAACTCTGTTCTATAATTCTAGTTTCAGAACACCTCTAGAACAGCTCTGTTTTAACTCTATTCTAGTTTCAGAACACCTCTAGAACAGCTCTGTTTTAACTCTGTTCTATAATTCTAGTTTCAGAACACATCTAGAACAGCTCTGTTTTAACTTGTTCTAGAATTCTAGTTTCAGAACACCTATAGAACAGCTCTGTTTTAACTCTATTCTAGAATTCTAGTTTCAGAACCCCTCTAGAACAGCTCTGTTTTAACTCTATTCTAGAATTCTAGTTTCAGAACACATCTAGAACAGCTGTTTTAACTCTGTTCTAGAATTCTAGTTTCAGAACACCTCTAGAACAGCTGTTTTAACTCTGTTCTAGAATTCTAGTTTCAGAACAGCTCTACATTAGTTTCAGTTGGTTTTCAAACTGCTTTACTGTGACTCTAAAACAGGGTGTTTCTCTCTAAAACACTGATTAATAATAATGAGGCTTTTTAAAGTCTTGTCAAGCTTTCTTAGACATACAGTTGTCTTTACTAGATCATGAAAGAGGATCGTAGTTGACATTTGAAGTATTATGGTAATGCGACGTTtgaaattgattgattgaaatgtTGTTTGACAAATTTGTCCtattttattcacatgttttgaTTTTAAGTGGTAAAATGAAGTCTATGTAAGGGAAGACATATTTTCAGAGTGAAAGATGATTTATCTTGCCTTATGTTGGTCAGTTCTGCCAGTGGGGTGTATCTATCTGAATATTACAATGACTGTTGATGCTGTAATGCCTCTCCATCTCCATGTGTGTTCAGTTGAATGGGACGTGCTCAGACATGATCATTTCAAATGATGACTTGATTAAATATGAATCCTGACTCCCGTGTGTCTGATTGGATCTGTTTCTCCAGTGGATGGATTGGATGGGAGGGACGTATATTACCTGGGTGTCATTTAGTTTCATCCAGGTATTACTACTGCTTGGCTGGAGCATAATCCTGCACCCATCAAATATGCATTTTTATTCAaagcaaatgtatttatatagcccttcttacatcagctgatgccacaaagtgctgtacagaaacccagcctaaaaccccaaacagcaagcaatgcaggtgtagaagcacggtggctaggaaagactccctagaaaggtcaaaacctaggaagaaaccaggctatgaggggtggccagtcctcttctggctgtgccgggtggagattataacagaacatggccaagatgttcaaatgttcataaatgaaaAAGTATCTCTacagctcctgctgtctctagagagttgaaaacagcaggtctgggacaggtagcacatccggtgaacaggtcagggttccatagccgcaggcagaacagttgaaactggagcagcagcacggccaggtggactggggacagcaaggagtcatcatgccaggtagtcctgaggcatggtcctagggctcaggtcctccgaaagagagaattagagagcgcatacttaaattcacacaggacaccggataagacaggagaaatactccagatataacagactgaccctagccccccgacacaaactactgcagcataagtactggaggctgagacaggaggggtcaggagacactgtggccccatccgatgatacccccggacagggccaaacaggcaggatataaccccacccactttgccaaagcacagcccccacaccactattATTGAATTCCATTGTCCTCTAATAAAAAAATGTTGTGGGGGGCGggtagattgtggcttctatcaatgtaattgtctgcatcatttccaatcgcccatatattttggggtaaatacagtggggagaacaagtatttgatacactgccgattttgcaggttttcctacttacaaagcatgtagaggtctgtaatttttatcataggtacacttcaactgtgagagacggaatctaaaacaaaaatccagaaaatcacattgtgtgatttttaaataattaatttgcattttattgcatgacataagtatttgatacatcagaaaagcagaacttaatatttggtacagaaacctttgtttgcaattacagagctcatacgtttcctgtagttcttgaccatgtttgcacacactgcagcagggattttggcccactcctccatacagaccttccccagatccttcaggtttcggggctgtcgctgggcaatacggactttcagctccctccaaagattttctattgggttcaggtctggagactggctagaccactccaggaccttgagatgcttcttacggagccactccttagttgccctggctgtgtgtttcgtttcgttgtcatgctggaagacccagccacgacccatcttcaatgctcttactgagggaaggaggttgttggccaagatcttgcgatacatggccccatccatcctcccctcaatacggtgcattcgtcctgacccctttgcagaaaagcatccccaaagaatgatgtttccacctccatgcttcacggttgggatgggttcttggggttgtactcatcatccttcttcctccaaacacggcgagtggagtttagaccaaaaagctctatttttgtctcatcagaccacacgaccttctcctattcctcctctggatcatccagatggtcattggcaaacttcagacgggcctggacatgcgctggcttgagcagggggaccttgcatgcgctgcaggattttaatccatgatggcgtagtgtgttactaatggttttctttgagactgtggtcccagctctcttcaggtcattgaccaggtcctgctgtgtagttctgggctgatccctcaccttcctcatgatcattgatgccccacgaggtgagatcttgcatggagctccagaccgagggtgattgaccgtcatcttgaacttcttccattttctaataattgcgccaacagttgttgccttctcaccaagctgcttgcctattgtcctgtagcccatcccagccttgtgcaggtctacaattttatccctgatgtccttacacagctctctggtcttggccattgtggagaggttggagtctgtttgattgagtgtgtggacaggtgtcttttatacaggtaacaagttcaaacaggtgcagttaatacaggtaatgagtggagaacaggagggcttcttaaagaaaaactaacaggtctgtgagagccggaattcttactggttggtaggtgatcaaatacttatgtcatgtaataaaatgcaaattaattacttaaaaatcatacaatgtgattttctggatttttgttttagatttcgtctctcacagttgaagtgtacctatgataaaaattacagacctctacatgctttgtaagtaggaaaacctgcaaaatcggcagtgtatcaaatacttgttctccccactgtatatacagtaccagtcaaaagtttgaacacacctactcattcaagggtttttcttagttTTACTAttaagtaacacatatggaatcatgtagtaaccaaaagtgttaaacaaatcaaaatatatttgagattcttcgaagtagccaccttttgccttgacagctttgcacatgcttggcattctctcaaccagcttcacgaggtagtcacctggaatgtatttaaattaacaggtgtgccttgttaaaagtttatttgtggaatttctttccttaatgcatttgagccaaccagttgtgctgtgacaaggtagggttgatatacagaagatagccctatttggtaaaagaccaagtccatattatggcaagaacagctcaaataagcaaagagaaacgacagtccatcattactctaagacatgaaggtcagtcaatctggaaagttttaagaacttttaaagtttcttcaggtgcagtcacaaaccatcaagcgctatgatgaaactggctgtcttgaggaccgccacaggaggagactacatgaatcaggccttcgtggtcgaattgctgcaaagaaaccgctactaaaggacaccaataataagaagagacttgcttgggccaagaaacacgagcaatggacattagaccggtggacatctgtcctttggtctgatgagtccaaatttgagatttttggttccgactcttgtctttgtgagacgcagagtaggtgaacggatgatctccgcatgtgtgtttcccactgtgaagcatggaggtggtggtgtgatggtcctttgctagtgacactgtctgtgatttatttagaattcaaggcacacttaaccagcacggctaccacagcattctgcagcgatacgccatcccatctggtttgcgcttagtgggactataatttgtttttcaacaggacaatgacccaaaacacacctccaggctgtgtaagggctatttgaccaagaaggagagtgatggagtgctccatcagatgacctgaactccacaatcacccgacctcaacccaattgggatgagttggactgcagagtgaaggaaaagcagccaacaagtgctcagcatatgtgggaactccttcaagactgttagaaaagcattccaggtgactatctcatgaagctggttgagagaagagTGTGCAAaagtgtcatcaaggcaaagggtcggtactttgaagaatctcaaatataaagtatattttgatttgtttaacactttaatgcttactacatgattccgaaTCTGTTAtttcatcagcttcttgatatgccacacctgtcaggtggaagaattatcttggcaaaggagaaatgttcactaacagggatgtaagctTTTCGTGggtatggaatatttctggggtcttttatttcagctcatgaaacatcggaccaacactttacatgttgcatttatatttttgttcagtgtatttatgtatgtgcgtatatatatatacacacacacacacacacacacacacacacacggtgcatttggaaagtagttactttttccacattttgttatgttacagccttattctgaaatagattttttttaaatgtttctttatcgacacacaataacccataatgacaaagcagaaataccttatttagggGAAatttacaggtaacgagttcaaacaggtgcagttaatacaggtaatgagtggtaaacaggagggcttcttaaagaaaaactaacaggtctgtgagagccggaattcttactggttggtaggtgatcaaatacttatgtcatgcaataaaatgcaaattattttcaACAAGAACCTTTCTTGTCCTCCAAGAGTTGCTGAATCTTCTCTCACCCTCATCGGTCTTCGCTGGGTCAGTTGGTCCTCATGAGCCACTGGCATATGTTCACCTGTAGAGGGCGCTGTGCTGTCACAATTCAACCCCCTTGCTTAGTGTTGTCTTCCCCACTAATGGTCGGGTTTAAGTGGAGTAC from Salvelinus alpinus chromosome 2, SLU_Salpinus.1, whole genome shotgun sequence carries:
- the LOC139541963 gene encoding uncharacterized protein yields the protein MGLSPTTPRRAVCPPPPRDGPSVPHHPETGRLSPTPPRRAVCPPPPRDGRLSPTTPRRAVCPPPPRDGRLSPTPQTGPSVPHHPETGRLSPTPQTGPSVPHPPDGAVCPPPPRDGPSVPHHPETGRLSPTTPRRAVCPPPPRDGAVCPPPPDGPSVPHHPETGPSVPHHPETGRLSPTPPRRAVCPPPPRDGRLSPTTPRRPSVPHPDR